GTGCATTTGTAAGATGTACAAGGCGGGATCTGTAACCACCATTCGTGCTCTACTTTACCTaatgcaatttatttttcaaatcatgAAAACTTGGTAACATTTGTTGTACATTTCCACGACTTTAAGGGTAAAAGATTGATAGTTGTGTttgtaacattttcttttataacaGGCAGAGTTTTTTCAACAGGAGAGCTATACTAGAGCATATTTCGGTGTAAACTCGATATAAACAACcactcatttaaaaaaaaaacaaacattgtaCAAATAAGAAAAGGTGAAaaagtttacttttaaattaatttaaatttacataagtAATACTTTTATACTGTTATCTGTTATAAATGATCCTGTAATATGAAAGAAAATGCTTAAATTAAAAGGTATCATTTTATAGTACATTCTTGGCAACCATCACTGAATGATcggacatattttattttcagtttggTGGGTACGTAACGTTTGCTTCTATTGTCATCAATTGTCAAActgaatatttgtatataattatggGGAGCTCTAAGTAAATAACAATTGTTTAGAGCTCCCCAACCCCATGTgctaagtaataatatttaaatattgtaatgtatttaattacgCAGTTGTTCCgtaatattacattacggcattACGGTAAACCGCACGGTTCAGAGCCCCCGCTCACTTgcacttttagttggccgaccaAATCGGCCGAGTATAGAACGGGTATAGCGATATATGACAGACCCACCCAGACAGACCATCTCACCAACTAAATCGTCCAACTAATAATAAAGACGTTTGTtgagtttaatataaaatctaaatttgactaaattaaatgaaaaagtcctagttataaaataatgtaagttAAGAAAGTTAAGTTACcgataagttataaaaaaaataatttgattgccAAATTTTGGAATTTACCACAATTATGGATGTTTTGTCATACCCTAACATAATAACCCTATAGTTGTACTAACAATTTTATCATCTATATACCATGTCATCAATCTATAAATTGCATTATCCTGTGATTATTAGGTAACCGAAAAAGCTAAAGctaaaaaaagtgaaaatttaGTTGTTATCCGtttacaagtaaaaaaataatacttaaatgtaaacatttttgacggcctccggcCTTTTTCCTTCTGCGACGTTGTTCAACGGAGCGTTCACGAGTGCTGGGTAtgcttttcaatattttctattgtttgAATAGCGCGCACCTTTTTTAATGAAATGGATTTTATATAGGGGTTTTTCATTTacaagtaagtatatttattaatgattttcGTATTATGACGATCATAGATCAAAAATTAATCATCATTAGTGAAATAATCAACAATTAAGAGATTATtgattatttcataattattcacTTAATTGTTGATTATTGcataatatagaattaaaacCAAAGCCATGTTTTAATTCGTGTTGGCAGGGGTAAAAAAATCACGATTCTTTGATAATAAGTAGTAAAATTTAGTAAGTGTCATAAACAAAATCCACACTCAATACTTTTTTGTCTAAATGATATATTTGATTTACAAATAGtagctagttgccaccctaccggcaaagacgtaccgtcaagtgatttagcgttccggtacgatgtcgtgtatgcCATGTTTTTGCCCATGCCCATGTTTGCCTAAAATGCCCATGTTAAAAATGCTCTAAAATCCAATTTAATGTCTATACCACAATTTATCAAAaccggttcagtggtttagccatgaaatggtaacagataaacaaatttcacgcggacgaagtcgcggtcatcAGCTAGTTTATTCCAATATACTTCTGCGCTCAGTTAATCTAACGAAAACCATAAGTAGGATATTCCTTATTTCAGATTTGGGTATTTTATGCACACGTATAGTGAAAGCATTGCTATTTGTGGGTAAACATGTAGCGCACGGTAGTTAACTTTACATTCGGGATTGTAGCACGAACGCTCATTTATTGGGGTCTGTTCAACTTTTGGTGCCACTACCCTATACTAATTAAACTCGTCCAACTAAATTGTAAACGTTTGCAATTTAGTTGTCCGACAGTccgccaactaaaaattgtcagtgagcggCCACCATTACCagccgtctaaaaacgaacggtatttttttaaaattttggcaAAGTTTTTAAGTTAGAAaattgctcaacattttatgaataacattaactttgtgagataaaatataataaataaacgtttaattcttttattttaataattttgacaataaatgacaacaatTTTATCTATAACaagaacacaaaaatattaatttacttgtttAGTAGTTTTTCGGTGCAATgacctaagaaaaaaaaacgctggtgtgtgcacttcgctatctgtgattattttaattttaaaatatgaagtagtgatgaatttattaattcaacATCGCTAGAAGTCCCAAAGTAAAGAAAAAGGATACTCTAAGTATTCTGTATATCTAAGGCTACTTTAAGATTGTGTGCCCTCGTGCCCGCTAAATCGACCGATGCATACgttacaagcgtatcaaaatttcATCACATGGAAAACAAGCAAAGatgtaaattcattttcagaaaatgtgCTCAAGGTGTGTTTCCTTGCAAACATGTCATAAAACGTCGTACGACATACGTGCGCTtcgataattacagcctctgcttccttgcTAGCTGTCGCCTACGGCTCTGGctagcaatatcgcctcggctgtaattttcaacttaccgcactatacgtcataatgtactattaaacaGTGTAACCCAACTTTATTGTGTAGAAAATAGACATGAGCTTGACTTTTTGTCTTAAAATCTAAAATCCCCGAGGTCAACAgtaataaagttatattataattattcttattattattattatctatctgtGACGGAATACAAAAACATAGATATTAAGTCTACGGGCTCGGTCTAAGGGCTGCAACCcaaatttttaatctatattaCAGTATGCATGCATGAGAATAATCTGTCAtgacgatatttttttcatttcataacatataatattatgacacgagattagataaatatatttcagaTGGTTTGACTAAAAACTTTTCACAGACAACCATATACACCACCGTCTTCGTAATGGAATATTTCATAACCCAGACCAGTGCCAGCGACAATGCGACCGTTAACTTGTATAACTCTTCATTAAGCATatgaatgaaaataacaataacgacttgtatcaataacgaggatATCAAACATTGTTACTAactgtaatttatatatttgaatGTTATGTATAATTACAGAACTCGAGCtcctcacgaaaaattaacttgacagtAAACAACTGTAAAAATGCTTCACGGATCCTGGaccaatatatttattgacatacGAGTATTTGATGCGATATGAAAACTTTTCATCCAACACCCGTCTCGGTGAAGGTCGTCACATTGAGACGCTCCACTTGGTGCTATTCGGCGGGAGGCAAGCCGAGCGTCTTTCGAACCAGTCGTTTTGCTATCTTGTTGAACTGTTCGCGATCTTCCCTCCACAATTTCGCTGCGTCTACATTCGCTCCGCTTTCGTCGTTCGGTTCTGCAAAACGATTGTACTCATTCACTGTACGCCGAGGTCGACCCGCGCGTCCGGCAGACACCCCGCGTTCAGTGGGACCGCACGAGCGAGTCGGCCGACAGCCCGACGGTGGCGTCCGGGCGTGTAGACCAGTggcacttcgattctctttctacaaacgctgacgcttcgaaaactagaaaaatgtatgagaatggcagatccgatcgacgacttgatcacgtgacctgtcgataccAAATTGtaggaaatttttaaaatttgggtTTCTAAACGCACGATCTTTAGGTACAGGGCACGATGAGTTCTCGGTTGCCATGGATCGCTTCAAAGTCGGCATTGTGGCGATCGATGAAACCTGGCTGCGCTCTGGCGAGGAAGGTCGGGCTCCTTCGGTCCCTGGTTATAGATTCGAACATATTCCTCGTCCGAGTGCTGATCGGAGGGGTCGCGGTGGAGGCGTTGCCTTTTATAGCAGAAGAGGTATCACGACGAGGACACGTTCCTTTCCCGGCATGATACGGTGGAACAAATGTGGATCGGTCTGACTGTAAACTCCCTTGAAATTGCTATAGGAACTGCATATCGACCCCAGTGGCTAAATGTTGATCTGTTTTTAGATGTTCTGCCGCTTTCTAATTATGATCCTGTCATTTTGATGGGAGActtcaatataaatttattaagtaataaagacacaaaatcaattaaattgaacacctttttagttatttacagtTAACGCAAATAATATCTTCTCCTactcattttacaaaaacaagtgaaactTTAATCGACGCTATATCTTACTAGATAAAGTGTCATTGTCATCTTGTCGTTTGTAAGACGGAAGATGTTCATAAAGCCGTTAATTTGATCGAATAGCGGAACCCtttaaagtcaaaatttattttatttggtacAATTAAACAATTACATAAAGTCAATTTGGAGCATGTCAATATTTCTATTAGGGGTAACACTTTGGAGCGAGTTTCCCGAGCGCGCGAGTTAGGTCTACTTATGGATTCTGGCCTTAGGTTTGAGGATCATGTGGCACAGGTAGtacttaattgtttttatcggctaaaaatcatttataatgTCCGTGATTACCTCTCTCAGTATGCATCTGCATATGCAATTCGTTGAATCTTTGGTACTGTCAAAGCTCAACCATGCAGATTGTGGACAGACATGATTGTGTTTGGTCTTGGAGTTCTTTGTAGAACCGAGCGCTTAATACAACGAGTACAAAATGCTTGTGCTCGTTTCTGTTTTAATGTCCCGCCAAGAACTCATATTACCCCATTTTTGAACAATAACACTGTTATAAAAATGAGAATTAGAAGAACGTTACATTTAGCGTGTTTACTTTTTGGGGTTATTAAAGACGGTAAACCGATGTATCTTCTTAATAAACTCACTTGGGCGGATGACTTACTCCGCTACTAAATGCTGGAACAATATTCAGccacgaataaaaaaaatctaaatttactttcaaaaaattatattatagcaaTATGatgggacctttttctaggttatgccacatatcacagggtatttattattctaagataattgtgatgtgtggcataatggtagcaataaagatattttctttctttctttatttcattcctatatatttttgaagtttcAAAGCGTTTGCAATCGCAAAAAGAGAACCTGAGGCGGCGGCGAGCGGCCGACTCGTGCGGTGGCGATGCGGGGAGTGGCCGCAGTGACGTGCGACCTTTCGTAGCGGTAAGTATCGCAGGACAAGAAATCAGATGCCAGTAACAAAACAAAGATTGctaaaactgcattaaaatccgttgaataTCAGAATTCCTTAAAAGGTCTAAGTGAACATCCAGCGGAAActatttcattttatactatgtaatgaTTATGAAGGAAATATTCTATACGAAGTATTTTTTAGCCACTCGTAGCCCTAGGGGTCGTCTCCCGGCGCGTGCAGGATGGAGATACAGACTagaagtgggtatgacaatagtcctctcggtgatgagtccggccccttcaccgtagagctattgaggcttcaacgGTGTGTGCAATGCTCACCGGCCAGCATGCTGACGACCGACAGCAGGATCTTCTCGACGCTCTGCACCGGGGACCAACGCTCCGCGCTGCACTCGTAGCCCTAGGGGTCGTCTCCCGGCGCGTGCAGGATGGAGATACAGACTAGAAGTGGGTGTGACAATAgtcctctcggtgatgagtccggccccttcaccgtagagctattgaggcttcaacgGTGTGTGCAATGCTCACCGGCCAGCATGCTGACGACCGACAGCAGGATCTTCTCGACGCTCTGCACCGGGGACCAACGCTCCGCGCTGCACTCGTAGCCCTAGGGGTCGTCTCCCGGCGCGTGCAGGATGGAGATACAGACTagaagtgggtatgacaatagtcctctcggtgatgagtccggccccttcaccgtagagctattgaggcttcaacgGTGTGTGCAATGCTCACCGGCCAGCATGCTGACGACCGACAGCAGGATCTTCTCGACGCTCTGCACCGGGGACCAACGCTCCGCGCTGCACTCGTAGCCCTAGGGGTCGTCTCCCGGCGCGTGCAGGATGGAGATACAGACTagaagtgggtatgacaatagtcctctcggtgatgagtccggccccttcaccgtagagctattgaggcttcaacgGTGTGTGCAATGCTCACCGGCCAGCATGCTGACGACCGACAGCAGGATCTTCTCGACGCTCTGCACCGGGGACCAACGCTCCGCGCTGCACTCGTAGCCCTAGGGGTCGTCTCCCGGCGCGTGCAGGATGGAGATACAGACTagaagtgggtatgacaatagtcctctcggtgatgagtccggccccttcaccgtagagctattgaggcttcaacgGTGTGTGCAATGCTCACCGGCCAGCATGCTGACGACCGACAGCAGGATCTTCTCGACGCTCTGCACCGGGGACCAACGCTCCGCGCTGCACTCGTAGCCCTAGGGGTCGTCTCCCGGCGCGTGCAGGATGGAGATACAGACTagaagtgggtatgacaatagtcctctcggtgatgagtccggccccttcaccgtagagctattgaggcttcaacgGTGTGTGCAATGCTCACCGGCCAGCATGCTGACGACCGACAGCAGGATCTTCTCGACGCTCTGCACCGGGGACCAACGCTCCGCGCTGCACTCGTAGCCCTAGGGGTCGTCTCCCGGCGCGTGCAGGATGGAGATACAGACTagaagtgggtatgacaatagtcctctcggtgatgagtccggccccttcaccgtagagctattgaggcttcaacgGTGTGTGCAATGCTCACCGGCCAGCATGCTGACGACCGACAGCAGGATCTTCTCGACGCTCTGCACCGGGGACCAACGCTCCGCGCTACACTCGTAGCCCGTCGGGTCGTCTCCCGGCGCGTGCAGGATGGAGATACAAACTCTGCCGTCCGCGTATACTACAACCAAATGATACTCCTTCAGTTTCACACATACACGCCTCTATCTATACACCTCATTCTCTACACGGTGGCTTTGTACAATTCGCGCATTTACGACTATAGCCAGCCCTCAAGAACTAATTTTTATCAaatcactagcggacccggtcaagcttcgctttgactaatgtgcgcttcttccctacccttccCTTCTCCCACCCTACATTTAGCgagtctgtaattcttcagcaaggtgttgtcaccttttttaaagaacagaaccaccacgctcctgtgcCACGCCTAGGCGTCGTGCCTTGGTGAATTGACGGAATGGAACAATCGCTGAaagactttaagtatcggttttacACCCGCTTTGAGGAGTTCTGATGTGATTCCGCCAAATTGTCAACAGGCTattgagtagtcgtgtataactgtccatagaacttctcgacctcacttaatatcTCGGGCTTTGAAGAAATCAGATTAGCCTGTTTGGTATTCAAACGCGTCAACTGCCTCTCTCCAATAGACTCTTGCGAAAACTTTCAAGTCTCGATTGTTTTcgatcgcatttttaatacgctcgttATTGAATTTTCGCAAGTCGCTGCGACTTAAGAGATCTGTTTATTAATTCGTCGGTATtctgacgcatctgctgaagactgtaaatCTCGTTTCTTGTCTCTTTACCATGAGCTTAAGTGTTTGGACTGAGAATCTTTTGGTTCTTTTTGTACGGTGTGTCTTGAAGAACTCACATACAACCGAATGAACAGTTTCCAccaacctgttgttcagatcgtccacagtatTGCAAtctgctaggcaatcaaagcggttctgcaatTCTAGTTGAAAGGGCTCGGGGTCTTGAATAAGGGGACGAGTAGGTCGGGGCGTAGACTTCACTAGTCGATACCGTTCacgctgaatgttgatattcaacgtgcctctaaccattcggtgatcactGCCAGTTTTCACCCTGTTGATCAcggaaacatcgttgaatatatgCCGTgttagacaagatgaagtcaatctcgttcctcgtggaaccatcgggttTCATCCAAGTCCATTTCCGCTATGGTGGCTTCTTGTAGAAGGAGTTCTtatcatttttatgtattcttcCGTTGCCCATTGCCAAATTGGCCCACTCTGTACTCTCGTTCGCCCAGTTTTGCGTTAAAATctcccatcacaacattgtaataagaattTGAGGATgtctttagaaatatcctcagtCAGCGCAGAgatagattactcgcgccggcgTCCGACatcggcctgaggcatttcataatctagccgGACCGGATATatcgccattcgtcggtcgccagagcctcggcGGTCCATCTGCGGGGTGCACCGATAGTCAAAGCTCATACACCTATTCTCTCCGAGATCTATTCTATATACCTATAACACCCAGCACTGTGGTCACTGAAAATCTCAAGTCAACATTAACCAACCTCaggtattaggtaggtaccgaTGCTGAtgaaatatttacttactattgGGGTGGAACATTTCACACACGAATTGCATCTTTGGTGGACTCAAGGGGTAGTCTGGCGGAAAAAGGAGCTTGGCGGGAAATATGCCACCTTCGAAACATGTGCCTTCCGGGCCTCTGCAAAGATAATAATACGATTAAAGAATAGAATAGAAGAactttatttgttagcacaacaAACATTGGAGCAGCAATGGCTCTAAGCTCAAATGATTTCTTATCATATACCTACTGGGAAAACGGTGTTAATAATAACAGTGTATTGATAGCGCAAATAAGATGCACACGAGCACTTTGTCAACTATGTATACGAGACAGTTGTAGGCCGTACTTCCAAAAACTAGACACACTAACGGTAACTGACTAACTTATGAAGTACTTATGTTTgtagttaataacaaaaaaatgtttataccatatgaaaatgattattattattattactattgaaTATCATTTGGATTGTCCAcactaattatttaataataaaattctgtaaaatgtatattgtaaatattaaatgaagTCTAGTTAGTATTTCAAGTAATTTAGCAACACATAGTAATTTGCATGTCAAACAGGCAAGATTCATAATATACAATTTGCATCCACCTACCACCTGTAcacatgtatctgcaaataaatatattgattgattgatctttTTAAAAGGAAATAGTGATGggcttaaaataggctgatgatgactTTACTACTTCTGAGATTTTTGAattgaaaacttctttagccGCGTTGGGCACTTTTTGGTAGAGGAAAATCTTATAGGTTCGCGTCACTGAATAATTTCTTTGAAAACTTTTAGTACTTTATATGTTTACAGCTATATATCTGACGCATAGTGCTGTGCATATCTTGAAGTGAAATTAAAAGGATTTAGTGAAAACAatagtatgtacctatatactgTACATTATTGGAATAGTGTATTGgttcattattgttatttgtatattttaattattgttatttgtatattttaattattgttatttgtatattttaattattgttatttgtatattttaattattgttatttgtatattttaattaaagaatcATTGCGcagtaatatattttagtaaaaaatgataataatatatttgactTGCACATCTGTTGCTCGTAGTCGCAATAGATGTAAAAACCAGAATGATGTtgactcagaatacagaaaaccaccagaaggaatgatagcgcaaagaagtgaagccatttaaactacacattttacgattactcactctgtgtttgtcgtgttgtttgacgtgctatacaggtgacaaatttaaataaattaagccgtcttgtgctattccttcgtgtaaaaatgccgttggtaaaaaaaagaaactgaataggatcacatttcacgtgtaagtagcacaaataaatattcttatgttaaaataatgaataatttttacgtgaatttagttgtcatagaaaccgatgacttcatttcaagtgttgccaatgtaattgttttgattttccctacttttaatttcaattcaaggatttgttatttatgtaaaatattaatcaactaaataggtaggcataggttccggcaattaagttgaaataaaattgtggtaatcagcgcagataaagaaagtgtaaaataatcttaaagcttattttacaaataacaatggcgtgttatattataataagttcgttcgttcttgtctgtttgtgtgtttgtctgcacatttgtttgttttcgtgtgcttgtttggacttttgtttgtttgtgtacctacttgtttgcttgtttgtttgagcaagaggattaaataaaatatttttatcttcaaaacacattcttaaaagatattaaaccaattcaatggccttatttatacttgaattttaagagacataaaaattagagaaaaaagacgagataataataactgtgcacacgattgaaatacatatttataataataatataatataattatatggaatatataaaattattattgtaaatatgtaaatctttagtttgttagttgataagttttataataaccgtcttattatatctattatttatttgtccttgtcttaaattttttagagttcattttcttgctgactcttagcaatcactagaaaactggtcccactgtttttattatttaccatacaagttaacatttaatgtgatgaactgtacacttattgttttccttttaacattataaatttttaccacaaaatagggaaaaatttaacagcctcatgtactagcaacattacgcgggtgagaattgcgacgagtgcaggctgttgtgtacaatttttggacacactgcgcactatagaatgacatctaaacgtggcttctggtggttttctgtattctgaggatgTTGATAATGTCAATtgaacattatattataaaacttcaaggttaatacaaaaaaatgtaagttttCAGTTCTATCGGCACTCGTACAAATGGCATTTGGTATTGCACTGGTAGAGATCCGTCATTAGAACTATATACCCACATCTGTTATTGGATTGtgattgcaaataaataagattCTATTCACGTAGCATCTTGGCACACAGGTTGCCTAGGTAAATAGTTAAATTGCgaccaaacaataaaaaaatatcaaatttttaagtgaaaatttTTGGTCTACTTTcctcatttgttatttaaaaaacaaaactgaaaACGTATCGGTCACCGTTGGGAAAAAAATCCGTTACCAAACCGGAGTTTTAATTAATTCCCTCAGTCAGTCAGTCGCCAACCCCATTCCTGAGGCAGAGGTCTATGTATCGGTAGACGATTGAAATCGACGCTTCTTCAATTGCTATGGTCACAATGACGGTATCGGTGCCCTCAAAAGCCTACTTTAATTCCGATTTTTGTAAAATAGCGGCAAACAACttcatataaatctatactaatattataaagaggtaaagtttgtaagtttgtaacattctttgtaaggggtaatcttcggaactactaatTCGATtgcgaaaattctttcaccagtagaatgatgcgttatcgaggagtgctataggctatattttatactagcggacgcccgcgacttcgttcgcgtgaaattaagtttttcacaaatcccgcgggaaccatggacttatccgggatgaaaagtagcctatgtgttaatctaagaaaatctattttaattccaaatttcaaccaaatcgccgcaaaattgataaagtttcatacaaactttcatcctttATTTTGTCCCCTTGGGGatagaatttatcaaaatccttacttagcggatgcctacgtcataacatctgcCTGCATGCCAAATGTCAGCccgatccgttcagtggtttgggctgtgcgttgatagatcactatgtcagtcggTCGCACCTTGAATTTAATACATTTAGATTGTAAGAGGTAacgtttgtgtggttgtaggggttaatctctggatctacagaaccgattttgaaaattctttcactgatagaaagctacgttatttgcgagtgtcataggcaatgtTTTTACCCCGTTTTCTTTCGGGAACACGAACTATGtaggtgaaaccgtggggcatCTTTTAGCGGTATTTTtacgtcttttagaaattttgtattatctccgaaactatatgactATAATTAACATACTGACATATTGTAAATCTTATCTCTATTatatcctcttgattattaagtaatttattttgataaggatttaagttaagttgtgtaaataatgacgtaaaccttagtctatgatttaaataatttattaaagtacaaaaggtactatatctgctaaaatatagaagatagatatatgctgtcgcgacattttttgtagaaaataatgtattcttcaaagttgtagtacattattttattctaacaatttttttgaaaatataatgtagcctatagccttcctcgataaatgggctatctatcactgaaagtattttttaaatcggaccagtagttcctcagattagcgcgttcaatcaatcaaacaaactaactctaaTATTTCTAATGACGAATCTTAGACCATTACGTACGCTATGAGAGCCTCCCACTCGAAAAAGTTTTCTTCGTTAACGGGACCAGCAATGATCCCTTCAGGTGGATTGAGTGTCAGTTCTGTAAGCAAAAACAAGACACGTACAGTGTTTTTGTAAgatatagggtaggggtaggggagagtagaggtagagtaggggtagggtagggatagagaagtgcacataagtcaaagcgaagcttgacggagtccgctagtagtatacagaaaaaaatagtttttgtaaAAGCTGGTCAGTAActacttttaataacctcgttatagATACGaattgggaggagggtagtttaccaaaagttgtaactaaccagatttttttttactgttgcttaattaatagttatacaacttagcAGCCACAATGTTTCACAACttgcgtggtacattgtctcgttccgacgctcagaaatttttgaGCGTCGCATCAAGATAAAGTTAGTTACGGAAATTAACTGGATAGTAATCACTTGTAAATTTGTCGGCACTCcactatatattttaatgaaattgcaTGTAAAAGGAATTTACAAGTACTTGGCTTGTAAAATCCTTTtacgtttaaatatattattatggtagagaTAATTCTGTTCATAGGCGTCAAAACGCCGAGAATAGTtcgttagtagtagtagtaaatttGACCCTGTGGCTTAGGAATTCTTActgatattttagttaataaattcGGTGAGTCAACAGTACATTTAACAGATTATGTAAAAAAGATAGATCCATAAGTTTTCTACGGTCAGACAGGGTGAGTGTAAGACATAAATTAGAAAAGTTGCTAGGCGTTAACATTACAGTAAGTGTTGTCGCCAAAACTAGCATGACGTAAGAAGTAAAAGAGGTGGTGTCGTGCTTGGAGATATGAATATAGTATACCATGTA
This genomic interval from Bicyclus anynana chromosome Z, ilBicAnyn1.1, whole genome shotgun sequence contains the following:
- the LOC112045512 gene encoding ubiquitin-conjugating enzyme E2 G2, with the protein product MMAGSALRRLMAEYKQLTLNPPEGIIAGPVNEENFFEWEALIAGPEGTCFEGGIFPAKLLFPPDYPLSPPKMQFVCEMFHPNIYADGRVCISILHAPGDDPTGYECSAERWSPVQSVEKILLSVVSMLAEPNDESGANVDAAKLWREDREQFNKIAKRLVRKTLGLPPAE